From the genome of Peptoniphilus sp. ING2-D1G:
AGGCAGATATCTGATAAGAGATGGCAACTATAAAGATGGATTAAACGACATAAGATATGTAATAGGCAAGGCTACAGAAACAAATAATCAAGATTATATACTCGACGGATACAAACAATTTATATTCTACAATATACAAACCAACAATCCTAAAGAAATGATTGAATATATAGAACTTGCTTTGGATTTGGCGGTTAAATGCAACTATCACAAAGAAATAGGCATACTCTTAAGACTTAAAGGCCTTTACAACATGATGATCGGAAACTACTACACAGCTGAACAACTGCTCAACGAATCTATAAACACTTTGACGGTTACAAAGGAAGTGGCGAACAAATACTCAATAAATATAGCCGCAGCCTATAACTATATAGGAGAATTAAGAAATGCTTCGGGAAAATATGAAGAAGCTATTGAAATGTTTAAATCGGCAATAAAATTATCGGAGGATAAAAATGCCCTGTCCTCTCTTTCAATATTCTATATAAATATGGGAAAATCTTATTTTTCTTTAAATGATCTTGAAAATTCAAAAAAATATTTCAATTCAGCTTACAACCTTTACGGGCAATTCGACTCTTTTTGGAAAAGAGCAGTACTTGACTCCTACATGGCTCTTACGGAATTAAGACTTGAAAATTACGAAGACTCTTTGAAATATATAACAAATGCATTAAGCATGGTAAACACCATGAAAGACCCAAGAGATTTAGGTGCTGTGAATTTTGCAATGTACTATATATCAAAATTTGCAGATGAAAATAAAGAAAAAGGATCTATTTTCAAAGAAATACTTACAGACAGCACTTTACATTATAAGAAAGAAGCGATAAAATATTTAGATAAGCATAGAGATGTTTTTGAGCTTAACATCTTAAATGCTTAAAAAAATATTTAGGGGAGCAGGCGCTGAGAGGAATTAATATTCGACCCTTTAAGCTGATCCGGATAATGCCGGCGTAGCGAATGTCTTCTCACCTATTCTTTGAAAGGTGATTTTATGAACAAAACTAAAGCTTTAACTCAAGCGGGAATAATGATTGCACTATCACAAATCCTGTCCTATGTGAAATTTGTCGAAATGCCACAAGGCGGATCTGTTACAGTTGCAAGCATGGTTCCCGTAATTTTTTACAGTTTATTGTGGGGACCTAAGTACGGTATACTTGCATGTACTGTCTACGGATTCTTACAATTTGCCTTAGGCGGAGTAATGTTACATCCTATGTCCATACTCATAGACTACATTTTGGCCTTCGGTCTACTGGGAATTGCTGGATTCTTTAATAAAAGCTTTAAGAGTGCGCTTTTCGGCACTACTTTAGCAATACTTTTAAGATATCTGATGCACTTCATAAGCGGCGTAACATTATTTTATATGTACGCTCCTGAAGGTCAACCTGTGTGGCTCTACTCTTTGGTTTACAACAGCTTCATGCTTGTTGAACTTGTAATATCGCTTCCTCCTATAGCATTTTTATACAAGAGAGTAATAGAAAAAGGACTTGTGGATACTAAATAAAAGGCATATTTATGCTATAAACGGCATGAATATTAAAGAAGAGATACAAAGCATCTCTTCTTTAATATTCACAAGTCTTTAACTTTATTATCACAACTTTCTATGATAATATTAGTTAGAGGTGAGAATATGAAAAAATTAATTCTTATGCTTGTTTTAACCGCTATGACGCTGACTGCTTGCGGGCAAAAAAACAATGAAAACAATATGGATAATATAGAAAAGACAAATAATGTAGCTAATGTGGAAAATGAAAGTATAAATTTAAATGACAAAGAAAAAATTGACAATCAAACAGACGCTTCCTTCGACGAATTTACAGGTTCAATTGATAACTTCAACGCTATTTTAAAAATCACACCCTTTACAAATGCAGACTTGGAGGATGTAAAAAATGAATTCGGTGAAAATAGTGACGAATACCTGTGTCTTCAAGATGACCGACCTCTATATAAGCTTGAAACTTATCTGAATTATACAGGAGATACCGTTGAGGGAATCCAAGATGTAGATGAAATAAAATATACAATTACCATAGACGGAGAAGATATTACAAGCGAATTTTTCGGCAACAGACAAGTAATGGAGTCGCTCCTTTCAAAAAGAAATTTAAGCCACGGAAAATACTATTATAAAGATTCCGAAAGGTCTCAAGCTCCCACTGACAGCAGTGAAATACTTCTAAAAAGCGAAGGTAACGCCATAGATGTACTTAATTTCGAAATAAAATTAAATAAAGCAAATTAAAAAACTCTGCCTTTGCAGAGTGTAAATTATCACAAATATAAAAAGATGTTGGGAAATCCCAACATCTTTTTAATTTAAATTAACTACATAATAGTTTGGGCAGCTGTAACAATCGCCAAGTAATATACTTCTTCAGCTGTAGTTCCCCTTGACAGGTCATTTACAGGAGCGTTTAATCCTTGAAGAATAGGTCCTATAGCCTTGAATCCTCCAAATCTTTGAGCAAGTTTGTATCCGATGTTGCCCGCTTCAATAGAGGGGAATATAAATACATTTGCCTGTCCTGCTACAGGACTGTTAGGAGCTTTGATTTTTGCTACTTCAGGTACAAAGGCGGCGTCAAATTGAAACTCTCCGTCAACTTTCATGCTGGGATCAAGCTCTTTAGCTATCTTAACCGCATCAGCAACTTTATCTACAAGCGGATGGGACGCTGAGCCCTTTGTCGAGAAGGAAAGAAGTGCCACTTTGGGATTCATGCCGAATCGCTTTGCCATTTCATTTGAAAGAACCGCAACCTCAGCCAATCCTTGTGCGTCCAGTTCAATGTTAATAGCGCAGTCGGCCATTAAGTAGGTTTCTTCTCCTCTGATCATCAAGAAAGCACCGCTTGTCCTTTTATAACCTTCTCTGGTCTTTATTATTTGAAGCGCAGGTCTTACGGTATCTCCTGTTGTATGAGCGGCACCTGATACCATGCCTTGTGCTTTGCCCGTATATACAAGCATCGTTCCGAAATAGTTTTCGTCATAGATCAATTTTTCTGCTTTTTCGCGATCTAATTTGCCCTTTCTTCTTTCCATCAACTGTTCAATCAGTTCTTCAATTTCTTCATATTCGCGAGGATCTATATAGTTGAACTCTTCTAAATTGTATCCCAATTTATGTGCAGTATATTCAACTTGTTTTCTAGGTCCTAAAATAATCGGATTAAGCAACTCTTCATCTTGAATTTGTTTAACTGCTGTAAGAACTCTCACATCGTATCCCTCCGGGAATACTATTGTAGGTTTTATCTTTGTAATTTTACCTCTCAAAACTTTTAATAAATCCATAATTGCCTCCTTAAGCATTACTACATTTAATTATATATTAAAAATAAATGAAAAAATATATTTTCAAATTAATTTTTATCTACAATATAATAATATAAAACACCGTCTTCATTTTTGTCATAAAAATCCACTTTGCCCAAAGTTCTTAAATGTTCCAGGTGGGCATGAGCTTCTCCCACCGCAAACCATTTTTGAGAATCCGGAAATTCCGACCAGTCCTTAGCAGTAATATCCCACTTCATTTTAATGGTTACATCTCTTACGGTTAAAGGCCCATCTTCCAATGCCCTATACGCTTCAGCAAGTCTCTTTTCATGATGTGCATACATTTCTTCTATTCTTGCATTTGCGTCCTTGACCAGTTCTCTATGGGAACCAAATAAATGCTTTATGTTTAAATTCTTTACAACTTCTAAATTCTTTAAGTATTTTCCTAAACTGTCTCCAAAATCAAAACCCCAAAATTGTATATTCGATGTGATTTTAAACAAGATGTGGTCTCCACAGAAGAATATACTCTTTTCCTTATCATATAATCCGCACATGCCCGGAGTATGTCCCGATAGAGATATGACCTCAAAATTAAAATCTCCTATTTGTATTTTATCTCCGGGGAATTTAGGTTCATATTCAAAGGAGCCTCCGGTTCTGTACTTGTAACCGGGGTGATCTTTAATATCTAAATTGTCCACTCCCAACCCTTCAATATGTGCAAAACTTTGAATTTTTTCCCAATATTTCCCCTTTTGTTTACTCAAGTCATCCATCAGCTGTGCATCCACTTCCGGCATGTATATCTTCGCCCCTCTTTCATAGAAAAATTTGGCAAGCCCTGCGTGATCTGAATGGAGATGAGTTATATAGAGTATGGATTTTTTTAAATCTATATCAAGATATTTGATATAGTTCTCAGTGTATTCCATAACCTCTTGTGTATTAAATCCTGTATCTATTATTAAGCTTTCATCGCCGTTTTTTATGATAAAAATATTTATTGACTTAAGGGGATTTCCTCTTAAGGGAATAATAACTCTAAAAACATCTTTATATACTTCTTTTATATTATTGTTCATCTTTCGCCTCCGTTTATATTTTAACCCATTACTCTTTCTTTTAAAACTCTAAAATTGATTTATTTCTTCTTAAGAGTTATCATATAAAAAAGAGGTGATTGAATGAAGCGAGCCTTTTTGTTTGTAATGGTTATTTTTTTCTTAATTCCAATAAAAACATCGGCTTCATCTTACACGGATGTAGATGGACATTGGGCGGAGGAATATATAAACTACATAAACGAAAAAAATTTTATTGAAGGTTTTGGAGATAATACTTTTAGACCTGATGAAACTCTCAAAAAATCTCAAATATACAAAATAATAAACAGACTTTTTAACTTTACTGAAAAAAGCAATACTTATTTCAAATACATAAATGAAGATAATTGGTTTTTAAATGAACTTCAAATCGCAATAGAAGCAGGTTACATAGATGAAGATATATATTTTAAAGACGCTCCCATAAAAAGGATTGACTTTATTGACATTATAGGGTACCTGTACGGACTTGAAGATAATTCAGATAACTACAAATATTTCACCGATATAGAAAATCTTAAAAAGGATTCAAAAAAATATGTAGGAGCTCTTTTAAAGGACGGTATACTTGAGGGTTTCAGTGATTTTAAACTCTTGCCGGAATCCACACTTTCAAGAGCTCAGGCTGCAAAAATCATAGCGATATGCGAACAAAAATATGGAAGAATTCCAAATATATCTAAGACACCTACAAACTCAATAAAAAATCCCGATGAAAATCAAGACCCTGAAATTCTTCAATTGAAAAATAGACTGCTGAATTTGACAAGTGAAGTAAACAGCATAAATTTATCCGAATTCACCAATGAGTCCGCTATAGAATTGAACAGAGCTGTTATGCAGGCAAACAACCTTTTGTTAAGATCCGATAATATTCCAAAGAATGAAATAATAAGAGCTATTGAAGATATTGAAAAGGCTAAAAGACTCTTGGTGCACAAGGTTGAAAATGCACATCTCTATGTAGAAATCACCGACGAAAGAGGATTTCCCGTCGATGCGGATCTCTATATAAACAATGAAAGTTTTAGAAACGGCGACACATTAAAAAAGGGCAGATATCTTTTAAAAGTAGTTGCAAGAGACGGCAGTTCACAATCCACCTATGTAAATATGGGCGAACAGGATAAAAGGGTTGAAATAGTATTGGAATACAGAAGCAACGAAAAAATAACCCTGTCTCTTGGGGACCATCTATATAGTGACAAGTATGAATACTACACAAATGAAAGAGTTAAAATAACGATTCAAACTCCTCCCGGATATGAATTAAAAAATCTCTTAGTCAACGGAAATCCCAAAAAACTTTTAAGCAACGAATACATATTTATCATAAAAGAAAATACTCGAATCGAAGCGGTATTCATTCCTATTGTGTCCATATGAATATACAAAAGATAAAACACATAAAAACTCAAATTTTTGGGATTTTATGTGTTTTATCTTTTGTATAATGATTTACTTTTATTTAGAATAATGCAATAAAATATTTTAATTTCTTCATATTCTATACAAATTTATTTTTAATATTATCTTCTATAGTTTTAATTACCTTTAAAAATTCCTCATCACTCTTCCCCGTGGGATCATCTAAACCCCAATCTTCCGTATATTCATAAGGGATTATAGGACACTGTACATTACATCCCATGGTGATTACCGTATCTACTTCCGGAATATCATCTATTGTTTTGGAATATTGTGTTTCTTCCATATCTATACCATAGACTTCCTTTATTATACGGACCGCATCTTGATTTATTTGAGGTTTTGTCTGAGTGCCCGCTGAATAAAATTCATATTTGTCCAAAGCGTATTTTTTGCCCAAAGCTTCCGCTATCTGACTGCGACAGGAATTATGCACGCAAATAAAAGCTACTTTCTTTTTTTCCGTCATATTAATCCTCGCCTTTCTTTAAAATATTTACAATTTCTTGTTTTTTCAGTACCTTGCCGTAACTTACAACTTTTCCCTCAATAACAAGAGCCGGAGTACTCATCACTCCATAGGATGCAATTTGAGAAAAATCAGTTATATGATCAATTAAAGGTTCATATCCCAAATCGATCAAAGCTTCCTTTGCCGCTTTTTCCAAGGCGTTGCATTTTGCACAACCTGACCCTAAAACTTTTACATCAAGACCTTTATTGGTACCTATATTGTTTTTTCCCGGTTTAGCTCCAGATTTTTCATTGTTTCGGAGGTCCATTTTTAGACTTTCTCTCCTTTTATTTTTAAATATCGACATTTTAAATTTCTCCTAAATCAACAAATATTCAAACATATTAAAAAAATATCCAACTGAAATTATTCCAACTATGCAAATAACTATAAAAAGTATGAGCAGTTTAGGTTTAATCGCTCTTCTAAGCATTATTAGAGAGGGCAACGACAGTGTGGTGACAGCCATCATAAAACTCAATACCGTACCAAGTAAAGCCCCTTTTCCCAATAGAGCTTCTGCTATGGGAATTGCACCGAAAATATCGCCATACATGGGCGCCCCTATAAATGTAGCTAAAACTACACCCAAGGAATTATTTCCTCCCAATATGTTTTCTATAAAACTTTCAGGAATCCAATTATGGATAAAAGCTCCTATCCCAACTCCAACTAAAATATAGGGCAATACTTTTTTTAACGTTTCATAAACTTGTTCCTTTGCGAAATTAAGTCTTTCTTCAACGCTTAAGGATTGTTCTTCGATTTCCACACCATTGGCATTGAGAATAAAATCTTCAACATACTCATACATATCCATTTTTTCAATTATTATTCCTCCAACAACAGCAATGATCAGTCCCATGATCACATACACAACTGCAATTTTCGATCCGAAAATACTCATCAAAAGGACAAGACTTCCCAAATCTACCATGGGTGAAGATATTAAGAAGGAAAATGTCACTCCTATGGGTAAACCTGCACCTGTAAACCCCATAAACAGCGGAATGGATGAGCAGGAACAAAAGGGTGTGACAGTGCCTAACAAAGCAGCCGCTACATTTCCCCAAATTCCTTTAAATTTTCCCATAATCTTTTTACTTCTTTCGGGGGGAAAGAAGCTTTGTACATAGGAAATAATAAAAATCAAAAAACACAGAAGAACTACAATCTTTATGACATCATATATGAAAAATTGAAGAGCGGCTCCCGTTTTGCTGCTTGTGTCAATACTTATTTGTTCCAATAATTTGCCCACTAAATCACTGAGCCATTTCATGCCAAGTATCTGTTTTTGTATAAAATCCCAAATCATTACTGAATTTCTCCGATTTCATCACAACACAAATTCTTTATATATTTTTCAAATTCCTTCAAAGTCTCCATGTTAATGGAATAATGGTTCCATTTGCCATCTCTTCTGGTATCAACTAAACCACATTCATTTAAGACTTTCATGTGATGGGACAATGTGGGTTGAGTAATTTGAAAGTGTTCCAATAAATTACATGCGCATTTTTCATTGCACTTAGAAAGGATTTCAATTATTTGCAGACGATTGGAATCACCTAAAGCCTTGCATATTAAAGCTACATCTATAGAATTCATATATCCTTCTCCTCACATAGATAAATATCTATATGAAGATTACTACTTACATAGATGATTGTCAATATATTTTTTATTTTTAATAAAAAATTTTATCTTCGCCTTTGTTTTTGTTTACGAACTACCTTTACAAGAATATGATCGATTTACATAAAATTTTTAATTAACTCAAGTAAGGAGATTTCCATTTACAAAACTTTATAGGCTCAAAAAAAGTATCAGTTCATAGGTGGACTGATACTCAAGTTATTTTTAGTTGATGGATAAAATATTTTTTTATTTATTTTTTATCTTTTCCGCAATTAATTTATTTACTATCTGAGGATTTGCCTTTCCTCTTGATTCTTTCATTACAAGTCCGACCAAAAATCCGAGAACTCTGGTTTTTCCCGCGTTATAATCTTCTATCGATTTGGGATTTGTAGCTATGATTCTATCTACTATTTTTTCTATTTCCGTTGTGTCTGTTATTTGTGATAATCCTTGTTCTTTTATGATGTCCAAAGGTTTTTTTGATGTTTCGAACATTTTCTTTAACACTTTTTTTCCTGAGTTGTTGTTTATATCTTCTGATTTTATTGCCTTTAACAGAGCTGTAAAATCTTTCGAGCTAAAGGGAATTTCAAATTCTTCCGTATCTTCAACTCTTCTTAAGACTTCTGTCATTATCCAATTTGAAATCATATTGTAGTCATCAAAGTTTTGTACTACTTCTTCATAGAAAACCGACAGTTTTTTAGAAGATGTCAAAATTTTTGAATCATATTCGGGAATCGAGTATTCTTCCTGAAATCTCTTCGCCTTTTTATCGGGAAGCTCAGGCATTTTTGATTTTATTTCTTCAATTCTTTCTTCGTCTATGACTACCTGGGGTAAATCTCCTTCGGGGGCAAATCTGTAATCAGCAACGGTATACTTTACTCTCATCAAAATTGTTTCATTGTTTACATCGTCCCATCTTCTTGTGGTCCTGATTTCCTGTTCTCCTTTTTCGAGAAGTTCAATATGTCTTTTTGTTTCAAATTCTATGGCTTTTTCTACTCCTCTGAAGGAATTTAGGTTCTTGACTTCTGTAACTGCAGTTTTTATTCCCTTTTCTTCATCTATGACATTTACATTTACATCGCATCTCAAGGAACCTTCTTCCATTTTACAATCAGATATCCCGAGGTATGTCAATGTGCTTTTAAGTTTTTCCAAAAACAATCTGGCTTCTTTTCCCGAATTCATGTCGGGTTTTGATACTATTTCAATGAGCGGCACACCGCATCTGTTGTAGTCCATTAATGTTTCGCCCATATCCGTATGCAAAGACTTGGCCGTGTCTTCTTCCATTTGGATTTTATAGATGCCTATCTTTTTTTCTCCGAATTCACCTTCTATTTCAAGATAACCTTCAGTGCAAATCGGCATATCATCTTGAGTTACTTGGTAGCCCTTCGTAAGATCCGGATAAAAGTAATTTTTCCTGTCAAATTTTGAAATATGTTCAATATTACAGTTAAGGGCAAGTCCTGCCATAATGGTGTAATTTACCATATTTTCATTTAAAACCGGCATTCCTCCCGGAAGTGCGAGACATACCGGACACACTCTGGTGTTGGGCTCTCCTCCGAATTCATTTTTGCAAGAGCAGAAAGCTTTTGTTTGAGTGGATAATTCAACGTGGATTTCCAATCCGACTATTGTTTTATATGACATTACTTCACACTCCTTTCAAATCCCAAGGCGGCCTTTATCATTTCGTGATCCTTAAATCTATTTGCCGTGAGTTCAATTCCCACTGACAATCCGTCCACCTTAGGCATGGGTATGCTCATGGAAGGACATCCCGCCATGTTTGCAGGTATGGTAAACAAATCGGCTTTATACATTTCCACAGGGCTTATTTCTTCATCTATTTCGGGAGGCAGTATGGGAGATGTCGGACATAAAATAATCCCGTCCTTTCCGAGGGCATTTTCCATCTCGGTCTTTATTCTATTTCTGACTTTTAATGCCTTGTAGTAATAATCTTTTGCAAATTCCAAGCTCAAAATATGAGTTCCAATCATTATTCTTCTCTTTACTTCATCTCCAAAGCCTTCAGCCCTGGACTTTTTAAACATTTCTTCATAAGTCTCATATTCATCGGTTCTATGGCCATATCTAAGCCCGTCAAATCTCGCCATATTCGGCGCAATTTCTCCATTTGTAAGTATGTGATAGGTTTCTATTACATATTTAAGAGAGTCCATGGGCACAATTTCTATTTTAGCTCCCTT
Proteins encoded in this window:
- a CDS encoding putative proton-coupled thiamine transporter YuaJ (Members of this protein family have been assigned as thiamine transporters by a phylogenetic analysis of families of genes regulated by the THI element, a broadly conserved RNA secondary structure element through which thiamine pyrophosphate (TPP) levels can regulate transcription of many genes related to thiamine transport, salvage, and de novo biosynthesis. Species with this protein always lack the ThiBPQ ABC transporter. In some species (e.g. Streptococcus mutans and Streptococcus pyogenes), yuaJ is the only THI-regulated gene. Evidence from Bacillus cereus indicates thiamine uptake is coupled to proton translocation; High confidence in function and specificity) codes for the protein MNKTKALTQAGIMIALSQILSYVKFVEMPQGGSVTVASMVPVIFYSLLWGPKYGILACTVYGFLQFALGGVMLHPMSILIDYILAFGLLGIAGFFNKSFKSALFGTTLAILLRYLMHFISGVTLFYMYAPEGQPVWLYSLVYNSFMLVELVISLPPIAFLYKRVIEKGLVDTK
- a CDS encoding Hypothetical protein (Family membership); amino-acid sequence: MKKLILMLVLTAMTLTACGQKNNENNMDNIEKTNNVANVENESINLNDKEKIDNQTDASFDEFTGSIDNFNAILKITPFTNADLEDVKNEFGENSDEYLCLQDDRPLYKLETYLNYTGDTVEGIQDVDEIKYTITIDGEDITSEFFGNRQVMESLLSKRNLSHGKYYYKDSERSQAPTDSSEILLKSEGNAIDVLNFEIKLNKAN
- the pta gene encoding Phosphate acetyltransferase (This entry contains both phosphate acetyltransferase: Acetyl-CoA + phosphate = CoA + acetyl phosphate and phosphate butaryltransferase:, Butanoyl-CoA + phosphate = CoA + butanoyl phosphate, These enzymes catalyse the transfer of an acetyl or butaryl group to orthophosphate; High confidence in function and specificity) codes for the protein MDLLKVLRGKITKIKPTIVFPEGYDVRVLTAVKQIQDEELLNPIILGPRKQVEYTAHKLGYNLEEFNYIDPREYEEIEELIEQLMERRKGKLDREKAEKLIYDENYFGTMLVYTGKAQGMVSGAAHTTGDTVRPALQIIKTREGYKRTSGAFLMIRGEETYLMADCAINIELDAQGLAEVAVLSNEMAKRFGMNPKVALLSFSTKGSASHPLVDKVADAVKIAKELDPSMKVDGEFQFDAAFVPEVAKIKAPNSPVAGQANVFIFPSIEAGNIGYKLAQRFGGFKAIGPILQGLNAPVNDLSRGTTAEEVYYLAIVTAAQTIM
- a CDS encoding metallo-beta-lactamase domain protein (Apart from the beta-lactamases and metallo-beta-lactamases, a number of other proteins contain this domain. These proteins include thiolesterases, members of the glyoxalase II family, that catalyse the hydrolysis of S-D-lactoyl-glutathione to form glutathione and D-lactic acid and a competence protein that is essential for natural transformation in Neisseria gonorrhoeae and could be a transporter involved in DNA uptake. Except for the competence protein these proteins bind two zinc ions per molecule as cofactor; High confidence in function and specificity); this encodes MNNNIKEVYKDVFRVIIPLRGNPLKSINIFIIKNGDESLIIDTGFNTQEVMEYTENYIKYLDIDLKKSILYITHLHSDHAGLAKFFYERGAKIYMPEVDAQLMDDLSKQKGKYWEKIQSFAHIEGLGVDNLDIKDHPGYKYRTGGSFEYEPKFPGDKIQIGDFNFEVISLSGHTPGMCGLYDKEKSIFFCGDHILFKITSNIQFWGFDFGDSLGKYLKNLEVVKNLNIKHLFGSHRELVKDANARIEEMYAHHEKRLAEAYRALEDGPLTVRDVTIKMKWDITAKDWSEFPDSQKWFAVGEAHAHLEHLRTLGKVDFYDKNEDGVLYYYIVDKN
- a CDS encoding Hypothetical protein (Family membership); amino-acid sequence: MKRAFLFVMVIFFLIPIKTSASSYTDVDGHWAEEYINYINEKNFIEGFGDNTFRPDETLKKSQIYKIINRLFNFTEKSNTYFKYINEDNWFLNELQIAIEAGYIDEDIYFKDAPIKRIDFIDIIGYLYGLEDNSDNYKYFTDIENLKKDSKKYVGALLKDGILEGFSDFKLLPESTLSRAQAAKIIAICEQKYGRIPNISKTPTNSIKNPDENQDPEILQLKNRLLNLTSEVNSINLSEFTNESAIELNRAVMQANNLLLRSDNIPKNEIIRAIEDIEKAKRLLVHKVENAHLYVEITDERGFPVDADLYINNESFRNGDTLKKGRYLLKVVARDGSSQSTYVNMGEQDKRVEIVLEYRSNEKITLSLGDHLYSDKYEYYTNERVKITIQTPPGYELKNLLVNGNPKKLLSNEYIFIIKENTRIEAVFIPIVSI
- a CDS encoding protein-tyrosine-phosphatase (Protein-tyrosine-phosphatase [Signal transduction mechanisms]; High confidence in function and specificity), which produces MTEKKKVAFICVHNSCRSQIAEALGKKYALDKYEFYSAGTQTKPQINQDAVRIIKEVYGIDMEETQYSKTIDDIPEVDTVITMGCNVQCPIIPYEYTEDWGLDDPTGKSDEEFLKVIKTIEDNIKNKFV
- a CDS encoding Thioredoxin domain (Family membership), translated to MSIFKNKRRESLKMDLRNNEKSGAKPGKNNIGTNKGLDVKVLGSGCAKCNALEKAAKEALIDLGYEPLIDHITDFSQIASYGVMSTPALVIEGKVVSYGKVLKKQEIVNILKKGED
- a CDS encoding permease family protein (A domain of unknown function (DUF) is a protein domain that has no characterised function. These families have been collected together in the Pfam database using the prefix DUF followed by a number, with examples being DUF2992 and DUF1220. There are now over 3,000 DUF families within the Pfam database representing over 20% of known families; High confidence in function and specificity), yielding MIWDFIQKQILGMKWLSDLVGKLLEQISIDTSSKTGAALQFFIYDVIKIVVLLCFLIFIISYVQSFFPPERSKKIMGKFKGIWGNVAAALLGTVTPFCSCSSIPLFMGFTGAGLPIGVTFSFLISSPMVDLGSLVLLMSIFGSKIAVVYVIMGLIIAVVGGIIIEKMDMYEYVEDFILNANGVEIEEQSLSVEERLNFAKEQVYETLKKVLPYILVGVGIGAFIHNWIPESFIENILGGNNSLGVVLATFIGAPMYGDIFGAIPIAEALLGKGALLGTVLSFMMAVTTLSLPSLIMLRRAIKPKLLILFIVICIVGIISVGYFFNMFEYLLI
- a CDS encoding ArsR family transcriptional regulator (Members of this family contains a DNA binding 'helix-turn-helix' motif. This family includes other proteins which are not included in the Prosite definition; Family membership), which codes for MNSIDVALICKALGDSNRLQIIEILSKCNEKCACNLLEHFQITQPTLSHHMKVLNECGLVDTRRDGKWNHYSINMETLKEFEKYIKNLCCDEIGEIQ